Proteins found in one Acidobacteriota bacterium genomic segment:
- the tatB gene encoding Sec-independent protein translocase protein TatB — protein sequence MLGNIGPMELFVIFVIALLVFGPKKLPEIGRSIGKALREFKKTSEEIRGRIEEEIEASTSDIKEAGKDITRDIEEAQKNIRDEIEDIYADKGKDADSRDENEEDGTKVS from the coding sequence ATGCTCGGCAATATCGGCCCGATGGAGCTTTTTGTCATCTTCGTCATCGCTCTGCTCGTCTTCGGACCGAAAAAACTGCCGGAAATCGGCCGCTCCATCGGCAAGGCCCTGAGGGAGTTCAAGAAGACCTCGGAAGAGATCCGGGGCCGCATCGAGGAGGAAATCGAAGCCTCCACGTCGGATATCAAAGAAGCCGGGAAGGACATCACCCGGGACATCGAAGAAGCTCAGAAGAACATTCGGGACGAAATCGAAGACATCTACGCCGACAAGGGAAAGGACGCGGACTCCCGTGACGAAAACGAAGAGGACGGCACGAAAGTCTCCTGA
- a CDS encoding S41 family peptidase → MKKKFTLLAAVLVLLSALPARDGDPWNETLAKISTIFSIVENGYHADVDPEKMTFSTIRGLLDSLDPHSYFLEPDYFSRMREDYTGKYFGLGIQIQKQDDRLVVVSPIEGTPAWRMGIRPGDVISHIEGEDTKPISSFDAMQKLRGEKGTSVSITIVREGLDEPLELTIIREEIPLHSVPYAFMLDKETGYVFIRNFAENTTRELEEKLSDLTAQGMTRLVLDLRGNGGGPLAQSIEVSDEFLPKGKLIVSMRGRNPNYDKDFHAFRDGQYETLPLVILINSGTASASEIVSGAVMDHDRGLVVGTDSFGKGLVQTVFPLAPNIAVALTVAKYLTPSGRSIQRDFSIIEDYARLKQAPEEEREVMYTSRGRKVLGQGGITPDHMVPSNIQVLTWRMLLGGSFFGYARKFADRQTPLSRDIVFPDPPSVSPSTPSVVTQAVIEEFKGYLETSGFEFDGEAFAEAVPEIRRELEREIVSALWGLEEGNRIHQLSDPVVRKALEVMPEAVRFVTEF, encoded by the coding sequence ATGAAAAAGAAATTCACCCTTCTGGCCGCCGTCCTCGTTCTTCTCTCCGCCCTTCCCGCCCGGGACGGCGACCCCTGGAACGAGACGCTGGCCAAGATTTCGACCATTTTCTCCATCGTCGAAAACGGCTACCACGCCGACGTCGATCCCGAAAAAATGACCTTTTCCACGATCCGCGGTCTTCTTGACTCCCTCGATCCCCATTCCTACTTCCTCGAGCCCGACTACTTTTCCCGCATGCGCGAAGACTACACCGGAAAATACTTCGGCCTGGGCATCCAGATCCAGAAGCAGGACGACCGCCTGGTCGTCGTCTCGCCCATCGAGGGCACGCCCGCCTGGCGTATGGGCATCCGGCCCGGCGACGTCATCAGCCATATCGAAGGTGAGGACACCAAGCCCATCTCCAGTTTCGACGCCATGCAGAAATTGCGGGGCGAAAAGGGCACCTCGGTCTCGATCACCATCGTCCGCGAAGGACTCGACGAGCCTTTGGAACTGACCATCATCCGCGAGGAAATCCCCCTCCACAGCGTGCCCTATGCCTTCATGCTCGACAAGGAGACGGGCTATGTCTTCATCCGCAACTTCGCCGAGAACACGACGCGGGAGCTCGAAGAAAAACTGTCCGACCTGACCGCCCAGGGCATGACCCGCCTCGTCCTCGATCTCCGCGGCAACGGCGGCGGCCCGCTCGCCCAGTCCATCGAAGTTTCCGACGAGTTTCTGCCCAAGGGCAAGCTCATCGTCTCCATGCGGGGGCGCAACCCCAACTACGACAAGGATTTCCACGCTTTCCGCGACGGCCAGTACGAAACGCTTCCCCTGGTCATCCTGATCAACAGCGGCACGGCCAGCGCTTCCGAGATCGTCAGCGGCGCGGTCATGGACCACGACCGCGGCCTCGTCGTCGGGACGGATTCCTTCGGCAAAGGCCTGGTCCAGACCGTCTTCCCCCTGGCTCCGAACATTGCCGTGGCCCTGACCGTTGCCAAGTACCTGACACCGAGCGGCCGGTCCATCCAGCGGGATTTCAGCATCATCGAGGACTACGCCCGCCTCAAGCAGGCTCCCGAGGAAGAGCGTGAAGTCATGTACACGAGCCGGGGCCGGAAGGTCCTCGGTCAGGGCGGAATCACTCCCGATCACATGGTGCCTTCGAACATCCAGGTTTTGACCTGGCGCATGCTGCTCGGCGGGTCGTTCTTCGGCTATGCCCGAAAATTCGCCGACAGGCAGACTCCGCTGTCCCGGGATATCGTCTTTCCTGATCCGCCCTCCGTCTCCCCGTCGACTCCGTCCGTGGTCACGCAGGCCGTCATCGAGGAGTTCAAGGGCTATCTCGAGACGTCCGGGTTTGAATTCGACGGAGAGGCCTTCGCCGAGGCGGTTCCGGAAATCCGCCGGGAACTCGAACGGGAAATCGTCTCCGCCCTCTGGGGCCTCGAGGAAGGAAACCGCATCCACCAGCTCTCCGATCCCGTAGTCCGGAAGGCCCTCGAAGTCATGCCCGAGGCGGTCCGTTTCGTCACGGAATTCTAA
- the rpiB gene encoding ribose 5-phosphate isomerase B, producing the protein MKIVLASDHAGYDVKAAAAAFLAECGIAHEDFGCGPGESVDYVDYGARAAEALSRGLFDRAVLVCGTGLGMALVANKFPGVRATPCWDEYTAEMSRKHNNANCLTMGGRVLPEDEAPAVLRKWLDTEFEGGRHGRRMDKLRDIEKRNFKEPSS; encoded by the coding sequence ATGAAAATCGTTCTGGCTTCCGATCATGCCGGCTATGACGTCAAAGCCGCCGCGGCCGCGTTTCTGGCCGAATGCGGCATCGCCCACGAGGATTTCGGCTGCGGTCCCGGCGAAAGCGTGGATTACGTCGATTACGGCGCCCGGGCCGCCGAAGCCCTGAGCCGCGGCCTTTTCGACCGGGCCGTCCTGGTCTGCGGAACGGGCCTGGGCATGGCCCTCGTGGCCAACAAGTTTCCCGGCGTCCGGGCCACCCCCTGCTGGGACGAATACACGGCCGAGATGAGCCGCAAACACAACAACGCCAACTGCCTGACCATGGGCGGCCGCGTTCTTCCCGAGGACGAAGCCCCGGCCGTTCTCCGCAAGTGGCTGGATACGGAATTCGAGGGCGGCCGGCACGGCCGCCGCATGGATAAACTCCGCGACATCGAAAAGCGCAATTTTAAGGAGCCGTCCTCATGA